The Dyadobacter sp. 676 DNA window TTCCCTGAATACAAATACTTCAATTCAATGGTGTCACCATCCTGAATACCAATTACCTCCGCTTTGAGTGGGTTCGGTAGGTCGCTGTTACCATGCAGCTGCCGATTTTCGTCCGACGCCGGGGCGCACGACGCGAGCATTGTGGGTGCACTTGTAAAAATGAGGAACAGCAGGCATGAAAATGCAAATCTGGAAATCGGGAAACGGAAAGCAGGCACGCGTACAAAGTATTGGTTTGAATACTCAAAGATAGCTATTGTTTCCGATCAGTTTTGTTCCAGCTTATACCACTTGATATCCTTCAATGGCGCTCTCCTTGCCACTGAGGCAGTTGGCGAATAATTTTTTTCGAGGTAGTCGAGTACGGGTTTTTCGGCATCGCCCAGTTCCCAGAGGTTATGGTTCGCCTGCATCCACCGGATCTTCTGCTTCCATCCATCGCGCGTGAAACGGTTAGCGATGATGAGCTTGGGGGAATGGCAGCTGGTGCATTGTGCTTTTACCATATATAGGTTCTCGTCCACGACAAGGCCGGTTTCCGGGTCTTTCTTTAGGGTGTCGGCCAAGGCGGTTGTCCGGCTGGTTTTAGAAGCAGCCGGCATTTCGGGCAGGGTTTGGAATACAATCCCCGCGCCGATCATGGCAATTAACAGGATTTTCATACAATATCGATTTAGCGGGAAGCCTTGCGGTTTCACATTAACCTACCCTGACGGCGATGCGTTCGCAGGCATTGTTGAGGTAGCCGCCGGGATTCCAGGCCGGCACGAGCATAGGTTGTGCATTGCCTTTATCGTCGGTGGCTTTTACCCAGATCTCATAATAGCCGTCCGTAGGGAACTTGATTTGGGTATTCCAATGCTGCCACGCGAGCCTGTTCACGGGAGCTTCCAGTTTGCATTCCTTCCAGGTGGCGCCAAAATCAATGGAAACTTCTACCTTTTTGACGGAACGGTCGCCTGCCCATGCATGTCCCCGCAACGCAAGTTCGGCGCCCGATCCTATCATCGCGCCGGTTTTGGGATAAGTGATCAGGGATTTGACCGGCATCGATTCGATGATCTTGTAATAATCATCGGTAGCGGGGATATCCGTGCCCGGTGCGACCGGATTACGCGGGATTTTGTAGCTATGCCCCTCCATTTTGGCACCGTCGTGTACCTTGTTACGGACCGAAATGCCGCTCAGCCATTTTCCGGAAACGGAAGCCGGCCAGCCGCCGATTACGAGCCGTAACGGGTAGCCGTGAAACTCGGGAATATCCTTGCCGTTCATTTGCCAGGCGATGAGCGTTTCGTCTTCCATGGCCTTGGAAATGGGTACACCGCGCGAAATGGATTCTTTTTTAGGATCGCGGCTCAGATGAAGGTCCTTTCCGTGGTAACCGATGTACACGGCGTCGTTTTTAATACCAACGTCATTCAGGATATCTTTCAACCGGGCGCCCGTCCATTGAGCGCAATGCACCGCCCCCTGGCCCCACTGGTTACCGGACGCCTGTGGCTGGTAGCCCGAGCGACCATTGCCACCGCATTCGAGCACGAGCTGGTAGGTGTAGGGTTTGAATTTCGTTTTAAGTTCCGCCAATGTGTAGGTTTTGGGCGCTTTCACCGACTCCCCGTCGATCGTCAGCGTCCATGCTGCCACATCGATTTTCTCGGGAACGAGGCCATTATTGCGGATAAACATTTTCTCGACCGGCGTAATGCGGTCGTCGAGCAGGTGCACCGGCGATTCCACGTTCCATGGCTTGTCGCCCTGGACGATCATTTCCGTGCTTTTTCCTTTCAATGCATCCTTTTCATCAAGGAAAACCGGTCGGTAACCGGGCGGCATGTGCTTCGCGAAGACGATCTGACTACCCATAGCAGTCGCCAATGCCGTGAGGCTGCCTTGTTTGAGAAAATCTCTTCTGTTTAAGTCGGAATTCATCAACTGGTTCAGGAAAACTTGTAAAACATTATTTCCAAATTTACATAAACCGCGCGGCTTAAACCATGCCTGAAGGTCAATTCGAAAGCTATATAAATAAAAAACGGTCCGCATGTTCGGGTAACCCATTGATCCATAGTGGTGTGGAGCTTATACTTAACATTCTCGCTAAACGCGTGCGGATGTAATGAGTTTTGACAGACCATAGCGGCCCGGTTGCTTCGACTCGACGGGAGCGGAGCCCGACTTTAGGGAATATGGAGAATAAACAAAAAGAGTCCTTGAAGGGGACTCTTGATGCTTTCAGACTAACCGATTTGTATTAAATAACGTTGAGTAAATAAATGCCTGAGATATAATTCAATAAATGAATGTATAGCGTTAAGTTCTAGCGTGTGTGTAGTAGTTGTGCTACCATTGGTGGATAAATAATTTCTACGCAAATATAAGCGAATGCAGTTTTAACAAGGAAATAAATGTCCAAAAAAATTTGAATTTTTTTTAGTTACTGTAATAAGATACGGTTATACGGGCAAAGTGGTTGTTATATTTCACATATTGATGTGAAATTCCCCAACTTGAGGTATACCTCCCGTTCCTTCCGGGAATAGTGTTGGTGATAAAAATTGGTTAATATCTGATTATCAACTTTTTTTGTATCGAATTTCCATTGGCACGAATATCTTTTCCAGTTTACAGTAAAAATCAAATGCCTGATCCATTATGCGAGTAACCCCCATTGCGATTTCCCTCCTGCTACTTGCCGTTGCGCCTTACGTTGACGCCGCTCCCCGCTCCTCGGTGCATATCATTGTCAATACGGAGCAAAGCAAAGTGGCCGTACGACCGGAGGATCTTCCGGAGGCCGTCAAAAGCACATTGGCAGGATCTTACGCCGAATGGAAAGTAACCAGTGCTTACCTGGTTACCCGGGACGATAATTCACAGTATTACGAAGTCAATATCAAGCGCGCGGAAGAAACATCTACATTAAATCTGGACAAGTACGGGAAGAAAATCGATTAGAAAACGGTCTCTACCAGTGTCTGGCAGACTCACACTCAAAAGCCGGAGACATCTCC harbors:
- a CDS encoding sulfite oxidase, whose translation is MNSDLNRRDFLKQGSLTALATAMGSQIVFAKHMPPGYRPVFLDEKDALKGKSTEMIVQGDKPWNVESPVHLLDDRITPVEKMFIRNNGLVPEKIDVAAWTLTIDGESVKAPKTYTLAELKTKFKPYTYQLVLECGGNGRSGYQPQASGNQWGQGAVHCAQWTGARLKDILNDVGIKNDAVYIGYHGKDLHLSRDPKKESISRGVPISKAMEDETLIAWQMNGKDIPEFHGYPLRLVIGGWPASVSGKWLSGISVRNKVHDGAKMEGHSYKIPRNPVAPGTDIPATDDYYKIIESMPVKSLITYPKTGAMIGSGAELALRGHAWAGDRSVKKVEVSIDFGATWKECKLEAPVNRLAWQHWNTQIKFPTDGYYEIWVKATDDKGNAQPMLVPAWNPGGYLNNACERIAVRVG